One Vibrio gazogenes genomic region harbors:
- a CDS encoding bifunctional metallophosphatase/5'-nucleotidase encodes MHHHHQPLSITIAHLNDTHSYFEPSSLQLEMTVHQDEISPYVSAGGFARIATRVSQLKDEAQNRDRPFLLLHGGDCFQGTLYFSLFKGEANATLLNALGVDAMVLGNHELDLGNEPVARFVRNINFPLLAGNWDLSQERPDKPYRLSDQTNVYRYDVQQQTAQWLVREYEQDAVAIFGLSLDRMNDISNPDADTPFVAALAVARRTVNAIQHSGINKIILLSHLGYEIDKQLAEAVSGISLIIGGHSHVLQGDFSDIGLETADPYGIKVGETHIVQAGCHALALGHCHIDFDAAGNVVRFQGKNELLIGRRLFVDAARQSPGSDWRHQHACDYLEQHPMVYVCRKDPQIQDILNRNYLPIVRQQQTKAVIHLAQPLFHTRIPGKNGGSEIAPLVARSFHYAMGKRGYPVQFAVHNAGGVRCSLSSGVLTVADIAGQLLPFAIPIGVYYVTGATLRGLLAGAIDNALGYRADSTGTGSYPYCYGLDFHYQADMPPGDRIQALKIYQNGHWTSVDDSTVYCGTSSAYTMKGKEGYEAILGMVQPGIVSNISMADALIEMFEDKPEWLEATVEAQFIS; translated from the coding sequence ATGCATCACCATCACCAGCCACTGTCCATCACAATCGCGCACTTAAACGACACTCATTCATACTTTGAGCCTTCATCATTGCAGCTTGAAATGACCGTGCATCAGGATGAGATTTCACCGTATGTCAGTGCGGGGGGATTCGCCCGAATCGCAACGCGCGTCAGTCAACTGAAGGATGAGGCCCAAAATCGTGATCGTCCTTTTTTATTACTGCATGGCGGAGACTGTTTTCAGGGCACCCTCTATTTCTCCCTGTTTAAAGGAGAAGCGAATGCCACTTTGTTGAATGCATTGGGGGTAGACGCGATGGTGTTGGGTAATCATGAGCTGGATCTGGGCAATGAACCGGTCGCTCGGTTTGTGCGAAATATTAATTTTCCGCTTTTAGCGGGCAACTGGGATCTGAGTCAGGAGCGGCCGGATAAACCATATCGATTGTCTGATCAAACTAATGTGTACCGATATGATGTTCAGCAGCAAACTGCCCAATGGTTGGTGCGGGAATATGAGCAAGATGCTGTGGCGATCTTTGGGCTTTCGCTGGATCGGATGAATGATATCTCAAATCCGGATGCGGATACGCCGTTTGTCGCCGCATTGGCGGTTGCCCGTCGGACAGTAAATGCAATTCAACATAGTGGCATCAATAAGATTATTTTACTGAGTCACCTTGGGTATGAAATAGACAAACAACTTGCCGAAGCGGTCAGCGGCATCAGTTTGATTATTGGCGGGCATAGCCATGTTTTACAAGGTGACTTCTCGGATATTGGGCTGGAGACGGCCGACCCGTACGGGATCAAAGTCGGAGAAACTCATATTGTGCAGGCCGGATGCCATGCCTTGGCGCTGGGGCACTGTCATATAGATTTTGATGCCGCAGGCAACGTGGTGCGTTTTCAGGGCAAAAATGAATTGTTAATTGGTCGGCGTCTGTTTGTCGATGCGGCCAGACAGTCTCCTGGCAGTGACTGGCGGCATCAACATGCCTGTGATTATCTGGAACAACACCCGATGGTGTATGTTTGCCGCAAAGATCCGCAAATTCAGGATATATTGAACCGGAATTACCTGCCGATAGTACGTCAACAGCAAACCAAAGCAGTGATTCATTTGGCACAACCCTTATTTCACACCCGGATCCCCGGGAAAAATGGCGGAAGTGAAATCGCACCGTTAGTCGCCCGGTCATTTCATTATGCGATGGGTAAACGAGGGTATCCGGTTCAGTTTGCGGTGCATAATGCCGGAGGCGTGCGTTGCTCTTTATCGAGTGGTGTCCTGACGGTTGCCGATATTGCCGGTCAATTATTGCCATTTGCCATTCCTATCGGCGTGTATTACGTCACCGGTGCGACTCTCAGGGGTCTATTGGCCGGTGCGATTGACAATGCGTTGGGTTATCGGGCAGACAGTACCGGTACGGGAAGTTATCCTTATTGTTATGGTCTTGATTTTCACTATCAGGCTGACATGCCGCCGGGAGATCGGATTCAGGCCTTGAAGATTTATCAAAATGGTCACTGGACATCTGTTGATGATTCAACGGTTTATTGTGGAACATCATCGGCTTATACGATGAAAGGAAAAGAAGGATATGAAGCCATCCTTGGTATGGTTCAGCCCGGTATTGTTTCGAATATCTCAATGGCCGATGCTCTGATTGAGATGTTTGAAGATAAACCTGAATGGCTTGAAGCCACTGTCGAAGCACAATTTATCAGCTAG
- a CDS encoding SgrR family transcriptional regulator has translation MSSPRLRVQFETLFEHFEGQNTEVHLEDVTDILFCTRRNARIVLNKMEEEGWIEWHPAAGRGKLSHLIFKRSRNDVSENLARRYLEEGKFGQAFSVLDQNADKLTQVIQNYLGVQHQQGRQVVRLPYYRPLSMLNPRKPMRRSEQHIARQVFSGLTTFDENEVLQPDLAHSWQSLSAYHWRFYLRPGVRFHNGQLLTSELVVDSLCELQHFRLFHHIEEVSSPGDWVIDIHLNKPDLRLPVLLAETCARIVTPNVQQDNEFDIMPIGTGPFKVVINDDKRLILEAFDSYFGYRPLLDQIEVCVIDEADSSLVFPTLNTPLRLRRGASREDVDLDPGCIYLQLNRRDGIACDRVWAEYLSSKLSGLNLFGLLPEETVVTWGMLPAHGLKPGWYHHRPCRQIILPEITRPVRIAYHAKHPMYPHLVDVIQTLLTQDGIQVELSTYEHGVVDVTQKIDIWIKAMGISNHRDDALAGWLLDYSDVSQTSQPEDFAGWQQLIDCWRSEPEQPFPAREIGKSVIEKYQIVPLFHSWFGISHDQCGALQNAKCNALGWFDFGRVWVKPKLD, from the coding sequence ATGAGTAGTCCGAGATTACGTGTCCAGTTTGAAACCTTATTCGAACACTTTGAAGGTCAAAATACGGAAGTCCATTTAGAAGATGTGACGGATATACTGTTTTGTACGCGCCGTAATGCCCGTATTGTTTTGAATAAGATGGAAGAAGAAGGTTGGATCGAGTGGCATCCGGCGGCTGGCCGGGGCAAATTATCGCATCTGATTTTTAAACGCAGTCGGAATGATGTCAGTGAGAATCTGGCCAGACGATATCTTGAAGAAGGAAAATTTGGTCAGGCGTTCTCCGTACTGGATCAGAATGCTGATAAACTGACTCAAGTCATTCAAAATTATCTTGGCGTCCAGCATCAGCAGGGGCGGCAAGTTGTTCGTCTGCCTTACTATCGTCCGTTATCGATGCTCAATCCTCGTAAACCGATGCGGCGTTCTGAACAGCATATTGCCCGGCAAGTTTTTAGCGGTCTCACAACCTTCGATGAGAATGAAGTTCTTCAGCCCGATCTGGCACATAGCTGGCAGAGTTTGTCTGCATATCATTGGCGGTTTTATTTACGTCCCGGTGTCCGGTTTCATAATGGTCAATTGCTGACATCAGAATTGGTGGTTGACAGCCTTTGTGAATTGCAGCATTTCAGATTGTTCCATCATATTGAAGAAGTATCATCGCCCGGAGATTGGGTGATTGATATTCATCTGAATAAACCTGATTTGCGTCTACCGGTTTTATTGGCTGAAACGTGTGCAAGAATTGTGACTCCTAATGTTCAGCAAGACAACGAGTTTGACATCATGCCAATTGGTACCGGACCATTTAAAGTGGTGATTAATGATGACAAGCGATTGATTCTGGAAGCATTTGATAGTTATTTTGGTTATCGTCCGTTGCTCGATCAGATTGAAGTCTGTGTCATTGATGAAGCAGACTCTTCTTTGGTTTTTCCAACCTTGAATACCCCCCTCAGGTTGAGACGTGGCGCGTCTCGTGAAGATGTCGATTTGGATCCGGGATGTATTTACCTACAATTGAACCGTAGAGATGGGATTGCCTGTGATCGTGTGTGGGCTGAATATCTGAGTAGTAAACTGAGCGGACTCAACTTGTTTGGTCTTTTACCGGAAGAAACGGTTGTAACCTGGGGAATGTTGCCGGCTCACGGGTTGAAACCAGGGTGGTATCACCATCGTCCCTGTCGCCAAATCATTCTCCCAGAGATAACGCGTCCGGTTCGGATCGCTTATCATGCCAAGCATCCGATGTATCCCCATTTGGTTGATGTGATTCAGACTTTGTTGACGCAAGATGGTATTCAGGTTGAACTGAGTACGTATGAACATGGCGTCGTCGATGTAACCCAAAAGATTGATATCTGGATAAAAGCCATGGGTATATCAAACCATCGCGATGATGCACTGGCGGGGTGGCTTTTGGATTATTCCGATGTCAGTCAAACCAGTCAGCCTGAGGATTTCGCCGGTTGGCAGCAGTTGATTGATTGCTGGCGGAGCGAGCCTGAACAGCCATTTCCGGCAAGAGAAATCGGTAAGTCTGTGATTGAAAAATATCAAATTGTTCCCCTGTTTCACAGTTGGTTCGGTATTAGTCATGACCAGTGTGGCGCATTGCAAAATGCCAAATGTAATGCGCTGGGATGGTTTGATTTTGGTCGGGTATGGGTCAAACCGAAGCTGGATTGA
- a CDS encoding OmpA family protein, translated as MIGFYPQGLTLGDGVFIGFVFLSFGFLATLFIFLFSISSLSLINALIFLFRLPSFVFKTLSMTKKEKHLRGMVFGGMLKNFIKDHHIGSISFLGLVWLIPLIYILCQYATVRDSDWFATLLMFTPLLYCGIACKMYLNHKEKNIFNSLVTLFILLTPFMVIPGLFKYTLYTAMENIGVRDNHVSLYINNQYVPVVNNIISKNDLSDYQVTNIDGNFSKIDNVDVIFTGAGNRSLLRLADKRVSVDFVLPSDAFYTEKSHLNHDLNRLIAAIQANSSDAFKQNKASFDYHHMVLNFGSYGYFKVGEYTVSPRFETAITSILNPLFDVLSQYPEQIQSLEVIGLSSQEWKGSRDDLDAYKYNYDLSVKRALAVSNVLFESEMLQPYGQWLSDKLVIRGELSRQDGRDKKSDRRVIIKLNLKQ; from the coding sequence ATGATTGGGTTCTATCCTCAAGGTCTCACGTTAGGTGACGGGGTATTCATTGGCTTCGTCTTTCTCTCGTTCGGATTCTTAGCCACATTATTCATCTTTTTATTTTCGATCTCGTCTTTATCATTGATCAATGCACTGATTTTTCTGTTTCGGCTGCCATCGTTTGTCTTTAAAACGTTGTCGATGACCAAGAAAGAGAAACATCTGCGTGGCATGGTATTTGGCGGGATGCTCAAAAACTTCATCAAAGACCATCATATCGGTTCGATCTCTTTCTTGGGATTGGTTTGGTTGATTCCACTGATTTATATTCTTTGTCAGTATGCGACGGTCAGAGATTCAGACTGGTTTGCAACCCTCTTGATGTTTACACCGCTGTTGTATTGTGGCATCGCCTGTAAGATGTATCTCAATCATAAAGAGAAAAATATTTTTAATAGTCTGGTGACGCTATTTATTTTATTAACACCTTTTATGGTAATACCCGGATTATTTAAATATACCTTGTATACCGCGATGGAAAATATTGGTGTCAGGGACAACCATGTCTCTCTTTATATCAATAATCAGTATGTTCCGGTTGTGAATAACATTATCAGTAAAAATGATCTGAGTGACTATCAAGTGACGAATATTGATGGCAACTTCAGTAAAATTGATAATGTTGATGTTATTTTTACAGGGGCAGGGAACCGAAGCCTTCTGAGACTGGCGGATAAACGTGTGTCGGTCGACTTTGTGTTACCGTCGGATGCTTTTTATACCGAAAAATCTCATTTGAATCATGACTTGAATCGTCTTATTGCAGCGATTCAAGCGAATAGTTCGGATGCGTTTAAACAGAATAAGGCTTCATTTGATTATCACCACATGGTGTTGAACTTTGGCTCGTATGGTTATTTTAAAGTCGGAGAGTACACCGTCTCACCTCGGTTTGAAACCGCGATTACGTCCATACTGAATCCATTATTTGATGTCCTTTCACAGTATCCGGAACAGATTCAATCTCTGGAAGTGATCGGATTATCCAGTCAGGAATGGAAAGGTTCAAGAGATGATCTGGATGCTTACAAGTATAACTATGATCTGTCTGTGAAAAGAGCGTTAGCGGTGTCTAATGTCTTGTTTGAAAGTGAGATGTTACAGCCATACGGACAGTGGTTGAGTGATAAATTGGTCATTCGCGGTGAGTTATCCCGACAAGATGGGCGGGATAAGAAATCAGACCGGAGAGTGATTATCAAATTGAACTTGAAGCAGTAA
- a CDS encoding bifunctional acetate--CoA ligase family protein/GNAT family N-acetyltransferase, with protein sequence MNNLSHFLKPRSVAVIGASNRPLRAGHVVMKNLLSGNFDGTVMPVTPRYTSVCGVLAYKTIDSLPIIPDIAVLCTHASRNISLFHQLAEKKVAYVVVLSSDMYSNDPEDHQIQQQCLAIAKAANMRIVGPNSLGIILPWISFNASFSPIPALKGNIAFISQSAAVCTTILDWANEKQIGFSAFISLGNASDIDFNDLLDHLSTDRHTDAILLYIDTIRNARRFISAARAASRNRRILVLKGGRTLEGRKAAKAHTGGIDTLDIIYDSAIRRSGMLRVHNTHELFAAVETLTHPLPLRGERLAIITNGGGPAIMAIDTLLECGGKLARLDDDIMHKLDQCLPPSWSHANPIDLVGDAGHQRYVSALNAVLDSDIADAILIMHCPSAVAESEQTAQAVIDALNQHPRSRQFNILTNWSGELTAKAARQRFYQAGIPTYRTPESSVTAFMHMVEYKRNQKQLMETPTTADFLPPEKIHKAQKWIQEHLHLANQQATLLDTHQIGDLLTCFEFNVLPTWMAQDSSEAVHIAETIGYPVAVKLRSPDIAHKSDVQGVMLNLRNRHEVESASQAILDRVSLSYPAALIHGLVVQGMAKLAGGEELRIKVKHDDTFGPVILLGQGGSEWQEATDAEAALPPLNMTLARYLIVQAIKNNKIRLQKLPEPIDIDGLSQFLVRLSQFIETCPEVHELDIHPLLVNGHQFTILDADLHLKPYHGDAQQRLAIRPYPSEMEEQVVMKNQESILIRPILPEDEPDHADFISKVSKEDLYKRFFTEVGEFNHEALANMTQIDYDREMAFVAVRSSPEHEIIGVSRALIAPDNSDAEFAILIRSDLKGLGLGRILMRKIIDYCTNKGTQQISGITMPSNQGMLSLAQKLGFHVEVHFEDGTAEMQLLLSQASE encoded by the coding sequence ATGAACAACCTGTCTCATTTTTTAAAACCCAGATCCGTTGCCGTCATTGGAGCCTCTAATCGTCCACTACGAGCTGGTCATGTGGTAATGAAAAACCTGCTCAGCGGTAACTTTGATGGTACGGTCATGCCGGTCACCCCCCGTTATACTTCTGTTTGTGGTGTACTGGCTTATAAAACAATCGACTCACTGCCTATCATACCGGATATCGCAGTTTTATGTACGCACGCCTCAAGAAATATTTCGCTTTTCCACCAGCTTGCCGAGAAAAAAGTCGCTTATGTAGTGGTTTTATCTTCAGATATGTACAGCAATGATCCAGAAGATCATCAGATTCAACAACAGTGTCTTGCTATCGCAAAAGCAGCCAATATGCGGATTGTTGGCCCAAATAGTCTGGGGATCATCCTCCCTTGGATCTCATTTAATGCCTCTTTTTCTCCGATCCCTGCTTTGAAAGGTAATATTGCTTTTATTTCTCAGTCAGCGGCAGTGTGTACAACCATTCTGGACTGGGCCAATGAAAAACAGATTGGCTTTTCTGCCTTTATTTCTCTGGGCAATGCGTCAGATATTGATTTCAATGATCTGCTCGATCATCTCAGTACAGATCGTCACACCGATGCGATTTTGCTCTATATCGACACGATTCGGAATGCCAGACGATTTATCTCTGCGGCTCGGGCAGCTTCGCGGAACCGGAGAATTCTGGTATTGAAAGGCGGAAGAACGCTGGAAGGTAGAAAAGCGGCCAAAGCACATACCGGAGGTATCGATACCCTCGATATTATTTATGACTCTGCCATTCGGCGTAGCGGTATGTTGCGTGTTCATAACACGCATGAACTGTTTGCCGCAGTGGAAACCTTAACTCACCCTCTCCCACTCCGCGGTGAGCGCTTGGCAATTATCACCAACGGTGGCGGGCCAGCCATTATGGCCATTGATACCTTACTCGAATGTGGTGGCAAGTTAGCACGGCTGGATGATGACATCATGCACAAACTCGATCAGTGTCTACCGCCAAGTTGGTCACACGCTAACCCCATTGATCTTGTGGGGGATGCCGGGCATCAACGCTATGTGTCAGCACTGAATGCCGTATTAGATTCAGACATTGCCGATGCGATTTTAATTATGCATTGTCCTTCAGCCGTTGCAGAGTCAGAACAGACGGCTCAAGCCGTGATTGATGCCTTAAATCAACATCCACGCAGCCGCCAGTTTAACATTTTGACCAACTGGTCGGGTGAACTCACCGCTAAAGCGGCTCGGCAACGATTCTATCAAGCCGGGATTCCGACTTACCGAACCCCGGAAAGTTCAGTGACCGCATTTATGCACATGGTTGAATACAAGCGAAATCAAAAGCAATTGATGGAAACACCAACGACTGCTGATTTTCTTCCACCAGAAAAAATTCACAAGGCTCAAAAGTGGATTCAAGAACATCTCCATCTTGCGAATCAGCAAGCGACATTACTCGATACTCACCAAATCGGTGATTTACTGACCTGTTTTGAGTTTAATGTACTCCCCACTTGGATGGCACAAGATAGTAGCGAAGCCGTCCATATTGCCGAAACCATCGGTTATCCGGTTGCGGTCAAATTACGCTCACCGGATATCGCACATAAATCCGATGTACAAGGTGTCATGCTCAACCTCAGGAATCGTCACGAAGTTGAAAGCGCCTCACAGGCAATCCTCGATCGGGTGAGTCTGTCTTATCCGGCAGCACTGATTCATGGCTTAGTTGTGCAAGGCATGGCAAAACTCGCTGGCGGCGAGGAACTGCGGATCAAAGTCAAACATGATGATACCTTCGGCCCGGTAATTCTTCTAGGACAAGGAGGCTCAGAATGGCAAGAAGCAACAGATGCCGAAGCGGCCCTGCCTCCGTTGAATATGACGTTGGCAAGATATTTAATCGTCCAAGCGATCAAGAACAATAAAATCCGCCTGCAAAAACTTCCGGAACCGATTGATATTGACGGGTTGTCTCAGTTTTTAGTGAGACTCTCACAATTCATCGAAACGTGTCCTGAAGTTCATGAATTAGATATTCATCCCCTGCTGGTCAATGGCCATCAATTTACGATTCTGGATGCCGATTTGCATCTCAAACCTTACCACGGTGACGCGCAACAGCGGTTAGCTATCCGTCCCTATCCGTCGGAGATGGAAGAACAGGTGGTTATGAAAAACCAAGAATCCATTTTGATTCGCCCGATTTTGCCGGAAGACGAACCCGATCATGCGGACTTCATCAGTAAGGTCTCCAAAGAGGATCTGTATAAACGCTTTTTTACGGAAGTGGGTGAATTCAACCATGAAGCTTTAGCGAATATGACTCAGATTGATTATGACCGGGAAATGGCTTTTGTTGCGGTTCGCTCATCTCCTGAACACGAGATTATCGGTGTCTCGCGCGCATTAATCGCACCGGACAACAGTGATGCAGAATTTGCAATTCTAATTCGCTCCGACTTGAAAGGTCTGGGATTGGGACGCATTCTGATGAGAAAAATTATCGACTATTGTACAAATAAAGGAACGCAACAAATATCAGGCATCACCATGCCAAGTAACCAAGGGATGTTATCACTGGCTCAGAAACTCGGATTTCATGTGGAAGTTCATTTCGAAGATGGGACAGCAGAAATGCAACTGTTGTTATCGCAAGCGAGTGAATGA
- a CDS encoding PhnA domain-containing protein, translating to MATESALLERCESKCELCSSTAQLQPFVVAPHTQITVDHAVMLCDTCKSQIENPETADSNHWRCLNDSMWNQTPAVQVVAWRQLKRLSESEAWAHDLLDMMYLEEDVANWALIGMDDDAEKPRDVNGVELKKGDDVTIIKDLPIKGSSQVIKQGTVVRGISLSDDPKLVSGKANGQSMYIIAEYTRKK from the coding sequence ATGGCAACAGAATCAGCGCTGCTTGAACGTTGTGAATCAAAATGTGAACTTTGTTCCTCTACCGCTCAGCTTCAACCATTTGTTGTTGCACCTCATACACAAATTACAGTCGATCATGCAGTGATGCTCTGTGACACCTGTAAGAGCCAAATTGAGAACCCGGAAACGGCTGATTCGAACCACTGGCGTTGTCTGAACGACAGTATGTGGAATCAAACACCAGCCGTGCAAGTCGTGGCATGGCGTCAACTAAAGCGTTTATCAGAATCTGAAGCTTGGGCTCATGATCTGCTGGATATGATGTATCTGGAAGAAGATGTTGCTAACTGGGCACTGATCGGCATGGATGATGATGCGGAGAAACCGCGCGACGTCAATGGTGTCGAACTTAAAAAAGGTGACGACGTCACTATTATTAAAGACTTACCGATCAAAGGCTCTTCTCAAGTCATTAAGCAAGGGACGGTCGTTCGTGGCATCAGCCTGAGCGATGATCCGAAGCTGGTTTCAGGAAAAGCAAACGGTCAGTCGATGTATATTATCGCCGAGTATACCCGTAAAAAATAA
- a CDS encoding LysR substrate-binding domain-containing protein, with protein sequence MHSPITLEALYILDAIERRGSFAAAAHEMNRAPSSLSYQIQKLEQDLDIIIFDRSGHKASFTDAGRLLLDHGRQILSETDKLVNDATVLANGWELDLTLAYDGIIPVDNFFPLVEALGNVSKTRVRLQEEILAGCWESLASDRADLLICPRLETMPHDVKVESLGSMSMVWVAATGHYVHKRSGVFDESARQKYRIVAIADTAREQPPLSVNILQKQPRLTVTNFAAKCQAITSGLGIGTLPQQVAQPLIDAGKLQIIHGTEKKDADLVLAWRRNKMGEAKSWCIQYLKKHWDLLN encoded by the coding sequence TTGCATAGTCCTATTACATTAGAAGCGCTTTATATTCTCGATGCGATCGAACGACGTGGCAGTTTTGCTGCGGCGGCACATGAGATGAATCGCGCACCAAGTTCCCTGAGTTATCAGATTCAAAAATTGGAGCAGGATCTCGATATCATCATTTTTGACCGCTCCGGTCATAAGGCCAGTTTTACTGATGCCGGACGATTACTACTGGATCACGGGCGACAAATTCTCTCTGAAACCGACAAGCTGGTAAATGATGCAACGGTGCTGGCAAATGGCTGGGAGCTGGATTTGACGCTCGCTTATGATGGCATTATTCCCGTGGATAATTTTTTTCCGCTAGTGGAAGCTCTCGGCAATGTGAGTAAAACCAGAGTTCGGCTTCAAGAGGAAATTCTAGCGGGATGTTGGGAGTCGCTGGCATCGGATCGTGCCGATCTTTTGATCTGTCCTCGTCTTGAAACCATGCCTCATGATGTCAAAGTTGAATCATTGGGATCAATGTCAATGGTCTGGGTGGCCGCAACCGGACACTACGTTCATAAACGGAGTGGTGTGTTTGATGAAAGTGCTCGCCAGAAGTATCGGATTGTTGCGATTGCAGATACTGCCAGAGAGCAACCACCACTGAGTGTGAATATACTGCAAAAACAACCGCGGCTGACTGTGACAAATTTTGCGGCTAAGTGTCAGGCGATTACATCCGGGCTTGGGATTGGGACACTACCACAACAGGTAGCACAGCCCCTGATTGATGCGGGTAAACTACAAATCATTCACGGTACGGAAAAGAAAGATGCAGATTTAGTGCTGGCTTGGCGTCGGAATAAAATGGGTGAGGCCAAATCTTGGTGTATTCAGTATCTGAAAAAACATTGGGACTTACTCAATTGA
- a CDS encoding hotdog fold thioesterase: MRIWKRPIDIDLLNQTSVNTMMEHLNIVYTEVTDSTISATMPVCHFTHQPLGMLHGGASVVLAETLGSVAANCCVDEGAYCVGLDINANHIRAVRSGTVTGVAQPMHIGVSTQVWQINIHDERDRLVCTSRLTIAVKHKK; the protein is encoded by the coding sequence ATGCGTATCTGGAAAAGACCGATTGATATTGATTTATTGAATCAAACTTCAGTCAACACCATGATGGAACATTTGAATATTGTTTATACGGAAGTTACCGATTCAACGATATCGGCAACGATGCCGGTTTGTCATTTTACCCATCAGCCATTGGGAATGCTGCACGGCGGTGCTTCCGTGGTACTTGCTGAAACATTAGGCTCGGTTGCGGCGAATTGTTGTGTTGATGAAGGTGCTTATTGCGTCGGGTTGGATATTAATGCCAATCACATCCGGGCAGTCAGAAGCGGGACGGTTACGGGGGTCGCTCAACCCATGCATATCGGTGTATCGACGCAAGTATGGCAGATCAATATTCATGATGAGCGGGATCGGCTAGTGTGTACCAGCCGTCTGACCATTGCCGTTAAACATAAAAAATAA
- a CDS encoding ATP-dependent endonuclease encodes MHLERVEVSGFRGIRRLSLSLEALTTLIGENTWGKSSLLDALSIALPPDGSLYHFSLQDFHVNYAVSQPQTQHLQIVLCFITTEKNEPKSGRYRRLKPIWQPAPRGFSRIIYRISGTREHDRITTVHHFLDQDGEPLRLHHSEKLAQELSSLHPVLRLRDSRHFEDATNGNNHSKNARIEKRIDNTCRRLLATPGLVNKGEIKSSLNSMNSLVEHYFSFKSRSKKKPMFERTSLVYASPTSEKTFIQYIEETKNRQSRLLLMRLLNTYLQAKGPTDLRRCARPILIIEDPEGRLHPTHLARAWTILQLLPMQKILTTNSGELLAAVPLYSIRRLVRMTDRTKAMSVPEKMLSQDDLRRIGFHIRFHRSSALFARCWLLVEGETEVWLFSELARQCGYDLMAEGIQIIEFAQSGLKSLIKVAKAFGIDWHVVTDGDSAGKKYAATVHAQLGHDQILHRLTELPDRDIEHFLYNHGFEFFFKDMLRIPHDHPIPAKKVVVRVLKKYAKPDLALAIVSYCEQRGVACIPKLLRQTLKRIVTMANGNT; translated from the coding sequence ATGCATTTAGAGCGAGTCGAAGTATCCGGTTTCCGAGGAATCCGTCGTTTATCGCTGAGTTTAGAAGCGCTCACCACTTTAATCGGAGAAAATACTTGGGGAAAGTCTTCCCTGCTGGACGCACTCAGTATTGCCCTTCCACCTGACGGTAGTCTGTATCATTTTTCACTTCAGGACTTTCATGTCAATTACGCGGTGTCTCAACCACAGACCCAACATCTACAAATTGTGCTCTGTTTTATCACAACTGAAAAAAATGAGCCGAAATCCGGACGATATCGTAGACTGAAGCCAATCTGGCAACCCGCGCCCCGGGGATTCAGTCGGATTATTTATCGAATCAGTGGTACCAGAGAACACGATCGCATCACAACCGTCCACCACTTTCTTGATCAGGATGGCGAACCGCTCAGATTGCACCATTCAGAAAAACTCGCCCAAGAGTTAAGCAGCCTTCATCCCGTCCTGCGTCTCAGGGACTCACGACATTTCGAAGACGCTACCAATGGCAACAATCACAGTAAGAACGCCAGAATAGAGAAAAGAATCGACAACACCTGTCGCCGTTTGCTGGCAACCCCCGGACTCGTGAATAAAGGGGAGATAAAAAGCAGCCTCAATTCAATGAATTCATTGGTTGAACACTATTTCTCATTCAAAAGTCGGAGTAAAAAGAAACCGATGTTTGAGAGAACCAGTCTGGTGTATGCCTCACCGACATCAGAAAAAACGTTCATTCAATATATTGAAGAAACTAAAAATCGTCAGAGTCGTTTGTTATTAATGCGCTTGCTGAACACTTATCTACAAGCCAAAGGCCCGACCGATCTCCGCCGATGTGCCCGGCCAATTCTCATTATTGAAGATCCGGAAGGCCGCTTACACCCGACACATTTAGCACGGGCCTGGACGATTTTACAATTGTTACCAATGCAAAAAATTCTCACAACGAACAGTGGGGAGCTGCTCGCGGCGGTGCCACTCTATTCAATCAGGCGATTGGTCAGAATGACAGACCGGACCAAAGCAATGTCTGTCCCGGAAAAAATGTTGTCTCAGGACGATCTGCGTCGTATCGGTTTTCATATACGCTTCCATCGTTCCAGCGCATTATTCGCCCGCTGCTGGCTATTGGTCGAGGGGGAAACCGAGGTCTGGCTGTTCAGTGAACTGGCTCGCCAATGTGGTTATGATTTGATGGCTGAAGGGATACAAATCATCGAATTTGCTCAATCCGGTCTCAAATCATTGATTAAAGTCGCCAAAGCATTCGGTATCGACTGGCATGTGGTCACTGACGGAGATTCAGCCGGTAAGAAATATGCAGCCACCGTCCACGCACAACTGGGACATGATCAGATCTTACACCGGCTGACCGAACTCCCCGACCGCGATATCGAACACTTCTTATATAACCACGGCTTCGAGTTTTTCTTTAAAGATATGCTTAGAATTCCACACGACCACCCAATTCCC